The sequence ACTCGACCAGGCACGCGCGGCCGGCGCCATCACCGTGCTCAACACCGCTCCTTTCCAGGGCGACGCGACGGCTTTCCTCGGCAAGGCCGATTATGTCGTCGCCAACGAGACCGAGTTCGACCTCTATGGCGAGGCGCTGGCGCTGAACGGCCGCGACCGTGCGGCACGCATGCGCGACTTCGCCGCGAAAACCGGCCGCAGCATCGTCGTCACCCTCGGCGGCGACGGCGTCATGGCGGCGACGCCGAGCGATTTCCTGACCGTTGCGGCCATGAAGATCACGCCTGTCGACACGGTCGGCGCCGGCGACACCTTCTGCGGCTACTTCGCTGCCGGCCTGTCGTCCGGCCTTGCGCTCGACCAAGCGCTGGCGCGCGCCGGTGCGGCAGGCTCGCTCGCATGCCTGAAGCCTGGCGCCCAGCCGGCGATCCCGCTGGCCAAGGATGTCGATCAAGCCTTGCAGGAAGTCAGCAGAAATGATGCGCCCTGAGACCAAGCATGCCGTGCCGCGGGCCGGCGATGTCTGCCGCCTGTCCGCCGTCGAGCTGGCCGGCGCCATTCGCCGCAAGAAACTGTCCGTGCGCGAGGTGGTGACGGCCTTCCTCGACCGCATCGAAACGGTCAACCCGCTGGTCAACGCCATCGTCTCGTTGCGCGAGCGCGGCGATATCCTGCGCGAGGCCGATGCAGCCGATGCCAGGCAAGCGAGTGAAACCGGGAAGCTCTTCGGCCTGCCGATCGCCATCAAGGACCTCGCCTCGACGACCGGGCTCAGGACCTCCTTCGGCTCGCCGATCTTCGCCGATTTCGTGCCGCAGGAAGACGATTTCTTCGTCGAGCGCATCCGCAACGCCGGCGCCATCATCATCGGCAAGACCAATGTCCCCGAATTCGGGTTGGGATCCAACACCTACAACAATGTCTTCGGGCCGACGCTGAACGCTTTCGATCCGGCGCTCACCGCCGGCGGCTCGAGCGGCGGCGCGGCGGTGGCGCTGGCGCTCGACATGGTCCCCGTCGCCGATGGCAGCGACTTCGGCGGCTCGCTGCGCAATCCGGCAGGCTGGAACAATGTCTACGGTTTCCGGCCGTCGCAAGGGCTTGTTCCCGCCGGACCCGATCTTGAGGTCTTCCATGCGCAGATGGGCATCGAGGGTCCGATGGGCCGCAATGTCGCCGACATGGCGCTGCTGCTCGACGTACAGGCGGGCTACCATCCGCAGGCGCCGCTGTCCTATGAGAAACCGGGCTCGTTCCTCGAAGGGCTTGCACCGCCCTCGACCGGCGGCCGCGTCGCCTGGCTCGGCGACCTCGGCGGCCATCTGCCGATCGAAGCGGGCATTCTCGATCTGTGCCAGGCGGCACTCGGCCGGTTCTCGGACCAGTCCTTCGCGGTTGAACCCTTGCTCCCGGATTTCGACTTCGAAGCGCTCTGGCAAGCCTTCGTGACGCTGCGCCAGGCCAGCAGCGGCTGCGCCCTCAAGGTCCATTACGACGACCCTTCCAGGCGTGGCATGCTGAAGCCGGAAGCCATATGGGAAATCGAGAACGCCATGCGGCTGACGGCGCCGCAGATCCGCGCGGCGTCGGTCGTGCGCACCTCCTGGCATCGGATGCTGCTGTCGATCTTCGACCGCTTCGACCTCATAGCCCTGCCCACCGCGCAGGTCTTCCCCTTCGAAGTCGGCATGCACTGGCCAAGCGAGGTCGCTGGACGGCCGATGGACAGCTATCACCGCTGGATGCAGGTTTCAGCCTTCGCCACGCTTGGCGGCTGCCCGGCGGTCAACGTACCGGTCGGCTTCGACGACAAGGGCCGGCCAATGGGCATGCAGCTGATCGGCCGGCCGCGTGGCGACCTCGCGGTGCTACGGGCGGCGACCGCCTATGAGGCGACACTGCCCTGGCAGGCCGGCGCCTGACGCGCGCGCAACGGCGCGGTGTTTCGCGTCTGGCTTGCGCAGAGGCTACCACCATGCATTGATTGTCCCCTGCCACGCCGCATTGGCGGGACTCCAAGGGAAAAACCATGTCGCTGGAACTCTATGCCGCTTATGTTCTCGCCTGCATCGTCATCATCCTGGTGCCGGGACCGACGGTCACACTGATCATCGCCAACAGCATCCGCCACGGAACCCGCGCCGGCCTCGCCAATGTCGCCGGCACGCAGGCCGGGCTTGCCATCATGATCGCCATTGTCGGCATCGGCCTCAACACGCTGATCGCGGGCATGGGCCACTGGTTTGAATGGGTCAGGCTGATCGGCGCCGCCTATCTGATCTGGATGGGCGTGCAGATGTTCCGCTCCAAGGGCACGCTGAATGCCGACGGAACCGCTAGGAAGCCGCGCGGCGGCTTCTTCCTGCAGGGCCTGCTGGTGGCGCTGAGCAATCCCAAGACCCTGGTGTTCTTCGGCGCCTTCTTCCCGCAGTTCATCGCGCCGCAAGGCAACTATTCGCTGCAAATCGTCGTCATGGGCCTGACCGCCATGATCTTCGCCGCCATGTCGGATTCGACCTACGCGCTCGCCGCCGGCCGCGCCGGACGCCTGCTGTCGGCCAGCCGCATCAAGCTCATGTCCAGGATCAGCGGCAGCTTCTTGGTCGGTGGCGGCCTGTGGCTGGCGTTTTCGAGGTCGAAGTAACGCCTCTTCCTTCTCCCCTTGCGGGAGAAGGAAGATCGGCGCGCAGCGCCGAGACGGATGAGGGGAGCGTGACGGAGTGAGGCGTTGGCGTTCCCTGGATCACCCCTCATCCGACCTCGCTTCGCGAGGCCACCTTCTCCCGCAAGGGGAGAAGGTAAAAAGACCCCCTAAAGCCGCCCCAGCCTCTCCACCAGCAACGCGAAGAAGCCGTCATGGTCGATTTCGCGCATCACCATGGCGTTCTTTTCCCGCTTGGTGACACCCCACCAGTCGATCACGGTCATGCCCATGGTCAGTTCCGAGGCGGTCTCAACGCTGACATTGCAGTTGCGGCCCTTGAACAGCTCCGGCTTCAGGAGATAGGCGATGACGCAGGGGTCGTGCAGCGGGCCGCCATCGGTGCCGTATTTGCCCTCGTCGTAGCGCTCGAAGAATTCCAGCATCTCGGCGGTCGCGATACCGACCTTGGTGCCGAGCGCGCGGAAGGCCTGCGTGCGCTTGGTGGTGGTCAACGCCTTGTGGGTGACGTCGAGTGGCATCATCACGATCGGGATGCCGGACTTGAACACCAGATCGGCGGCCTGCGGATCGACATAAATGTTGAATTCGGCCGCGGGCGTGACGTTGCCGCCCTCGAAGAAACCGCCGCCCATCAGCACGATTTCCTTGATGCGCGGCGCGATCCGTGGTTCGCGGATCAGCGCCAGTGCGATGTTGGTCAGCGGCCCGAGCGGGCAGAGCGTAATGGTACCGCTCTCCTCCTTCATCAGCGTCTCGACGATGAAGTCGACGGCATACTGCTCCTGCAGTTTCATCGTCGGTTCGGGCAGCTGTGGGCCGTTGAGGCCGGTCTTGCCATGCACTTCCTCTGCGGTGACCAGTGTGCGCGCCAGGGGGCGGATGGCACCGGCATAGACTTTCATTTCTGGCCGGCCGGCCAGTTCGCAAATCTTGCGGGCATTCTTTTCGGTAAGCTTCAGCGGCACGTTGCCGGCAACGGCGGTGATGCCGACGATCTCCAGTTCGCTGCTGCCGAGCGCCAAGAGAATGGCGACGGCATCATCCTGGCCGGGATCGGTGTCGATGATGATCTTGCGTGGTTGGGGCATTTCAATTCCTTGTTTGGGGCCGTGAACTCACCGGATCGATCGCACGCCTGAAGGACGACCGCAGCGCTTCTCCTTGCATCCGCGCGTCGTTTCAAGCGCCATGTCGATTATTCCTGTGAGTCCAAGGCCTGGTCTTTTTGGGCGGGTCTTGTGGTGGCTTGAACTTGGTCGCGGGGCGGACCATATCAAGACCATCGGGAAAAATGCCATCCGGGTTTTTCCAGTTTATGTCGCTCTTGAGAGGACAGTGTAACATGAGCCGAATGACGCCTTTCTCCAGCCCGCTTCTCCTTGGTTTCGACGCCATGGAAAAGACCTTGGAGCGCCTGGCGAAGTCCGGTGACAGCTACCCTCCCTATAACATCGAGCGCCTCGGCGGTGCCGACGGCAAGGCCGAAAGGCTGCGCATCACGCTCGCTGTCGCCGGTTTCGCCGAAAGCGATCTCGATGTGACAACGGAGGAAAACCAGCTGGTCGTGCGCGGCCGTCAGACCGACGACACCGAGCGCGAATTCCTTCATCGCGGCATCGCCGCGCGCCAGTTCCAGCGCTGTTTCGTGCTGGCCGACGGCATGCGCGTGATCGCGGCGGAGCTGAAGAACGGCCTTTTGTCGATCGACCTCGATCGGCCGGAGTCCGAGCGGCTGGTACGGAAAATAAATATATCGGTGAAAGACTGATCTTTACCGATGGCTCTCATGCGGGATGGCCTTGAGCGGCGTCCTCGCGCCAAGGAGGCTTGAAATGACCAGAACTGACGAGAATATCACCATGACCAGCGGTGAATTCGCCCATCTGGGCGAAGGCTCGGTCGCTTATCTGCGCAAGGTCTCGAGCGATGAATTGCTCGGCCGCTTCCCCAACATCGGTGAAATTGCGCCCGGCCTGGAATTGTGGGCGCTGTTTGCCGCCAATGGCCAGCCGATCCTGCTTTCCGACGCGCGTGACCGCGCATTGGCCGGCGCCATGGAAAACGACCTGACCACCGTCGCCATTCACTAAAGCGACCGGTTGGCTGAAACGAAAAGGGCCGCTTGCGGCGGCCCTTGGCAGTCTTTCTCAAAATCCAACTTCAGGCGGCGTGCGAGGCCTGCGTGTCCGACAGCAGCGCGTGGATCGCCGTGGCGTCGCGCGTCCCCCTGATCTTGGCCACCGTGTCAGCGTCGCGCAGCACGCGTGCGATGCGCGACAAGGCCTTCAGATGATCGGCGCCCGCCCCTTCCGGCGCCAGGAGCAGAAACACCAGATCGACAGGCTGGTCGTCCAGCGACTCGAAATCGACCGGTGTTTCCAGCCGGGCGAAAACACCGGCGATGCGCTTCACGCCGGCGAGCTTGCCATGCGGAATGGCGATGCCATTGCCGACGCCCGTCGAGCCCAGCCGCTCACGCTGCAGGATGGTGTCGAACACTTCCCTCTCCGGAATGCCCGAAATCGCCGCCGCCCGCTCGGAAAGCAATTGCAGAAGCTGCTTTTTGGAGTTCGCCTTCAACGCCGGCAAAATCGCCGGAACGCTGATAAGATCGCTCAGATCCATGCTTGAAAATCCCTTGTTCGCCTGCCGTCGCCAGTCCCCACCCCTCGTGCGGCTGGCTTTATCCCTGTGCGACCTTGGTCGTGGACGGGTCGATCCAGCCAATGTTTCCGTCGGGCCGGCGATAGACGATATTGAGATGATCGGTTCCGGCGTTGCGGAAAACGAACACCGGACTGTCCTTGGTATCGAGCTCGATGACCGCGGAGGCCACCGACATGGTCTTCAGCGTCATGGTCGATTCGGCAACGATGGCCGGCGCGAAATCCTCCGGGATCTCCTCGTCGTCATCGGCGAGCGGCGCCATCACCGTATAGGCGATGTCGGTCAAATCGCCGTTGCCATTGCCTGAATTGTGCGATTTGAGACGGCGCTTGTAGCGCCGAAGCCGGGTCTCCAGCCGATCGGCTGCAGCCTCGAAGGCGAGCGTCGGATCCTGGGCATCGCCCGTGGCCTGCAGCGAGGCGCCGGAATCCAGCCGGATCATGCAATCCGCCGAATAGCGCGAGCCCGATTTGATGACGGTGACGTGTCCCGCAAAGCCGCGATCGAAATATTTGCCGATCGCCTCGCCGACACGATCGTTGATGCGTGTGCGGAACGCATCGCCGATATCCATATGTTTTCCCGATATGCGCAGATTCATCTGAAAACTGACCTTCCTTGCTCAGGCTTCAAACTGGCCCGAGTTTATACTCGTGATCCGTGCGCACAAGCTTTGCGGCGTCACTCGCGCCGATTTAAATCCGAACTTTCCGGTTGATCACAAGCCGCCTTTTGACCGTCCCGAGGCCATTGTCGTGACGGACCATCCGCTAGCGGGCATCTGGCCCGTCTCATGCGGGCGGGCTTCTAGCCACTTCCCCGCGGCTTGTCAATGAAGCTCGAAAGCTGTGGAAAATAGCTGGGGCATTAGCGCCCGGCGCTGGCGAGCGCCCGCTTCTCGCGCCGGCGCTGCACCGACGACGGAATATTCATGCCTTCCCGGTACTTGGCGACCGTGCGCCGGGCGATATCGACACCGCTTTCCTTGAGCATGTCGACGATCGCGTCATCCGAAAGTACATCGACGGGTTTCTCCTCGTCGATCAGCTGCTTGATGCGGTCACGCACCGCTTCCGAGGAATGCGCGTCGCCGCCGCCCGACGCGGCGATCGAGGCGGTGAAGAAATAGCGCAGTTCGAACACGCCGCGCGGGGTCAGCATGTATTTGTTGGCGGTGACGCGGCTGACGGTCGATTCGTGCATGCCGATGGCGTCGGCCACCGTGCGCAAATTGAGCGGCTTCAGCTGGCGCACACCATGGACCAGGAACGCATCCTGCTGGCGCACGATTTCCGAGGCCACTTTGAGGATCGTCTTTGCCCGCTGGTCGAGGCTTCGCGTCAGCCAGTTGGCGTTCTGCAGGCATTCGGCCAGGAAATCCTTTTCCGCCTGGTTCTTCGCATGCGGCGACACCTGGGCGAAATAGATATGGTCGACCAGCACGCGCGGCAGCGTTTCGGCATTGAGTTCGACGGTCCAGCTGCCGTCATTGGCCGCGCGCACCTCGACATCGGCGACGATGGCGTCGCTGGCGCCGCCCGAAAACGCCATGCCCGGGCGCGGATCGAGTGCCCGGATCTCCGCCAGCATGTCGAGTAGATCCTCCTCGTCGACGCCGCAGATCCGCTTCAGCGTCTGGAAATCACGCCGCGCCAAAAGCTCGAGATTGGCGACCAGGGCTTTCATCGCCGGGTCGAGACGGTCGCGCGCGGCAAGCTGCAGCGAAAGAGATTCTGCAAGGTCGCGGGCGAACAGGCCGGTCGGTTCAAAAGTCTGGCACACCGCCAGCACCTCGGCCACGCTCGCTGTATCGGTGCCCAGACGCGTGGCGACCTCCTCGAGATCGGCCCTGACATAGCCAGTCTCGTCCAAGCCATCGGCGAGTTCGCCTGCGATCAGCCGCGCCGCGGGATCGACGAAGGCGAGCGCGATCTGCTCGCCGACATGGTCGCGCAAAGTGATGGCGCTCGCCGCCATGTCACCGGCGTCGAGCCCCTCGGACGAGGAGCCGCCGCCATTGCCGGAAGCCGATTTCCATTGCGCAGTCAGGTCGGGTCCGAGCCGCTCGCTGGTGCCGGGATCGTCGGGAAACAGGTTCTCCAGCGAAGTGTCGAGTTTTTCCGAGATCGCCTCGGCGCTCCACCCCGCCTCGTTCTCGAACCAGTCGCCCTCGGCGGCGGCTTGCGGCTCGGCATCGATCTTCTGCACCTGGTCGCTCGCGGCGTCGTCCTGCGGCTCGGCGCGCTCCAAAAGCGGGTTGCGCTCGATCTCCTCGTCGATGAAGTGCTCAAGCTCGACATGGGTGAACTGCAGCAGCCGAATCGACTGCATCAGCTGCGGCGTCATCACCAGCGACTGCGACTGTCTGAGCTGTAGTTTCGCCGCCAACGCCATGGTTCGGTTTCAAACGCCTCCTCTACGCGTCCGCGCTTCCCGAAATGAATTCGGCAGCCGGCCATAAAAACTGGCCCGGCTTTTGCTTGTCAAGGCAAAGCCTAGCAAAAGCCGCTTACCGGAGCGTTATCCTGGAGCAAAATCGCGGAAAATCAGCCCGCGACGCGCAAAAAATCGTGTCAGGAAACAAATTTCACGCCTAAGGCAAATTTCCGGAAACGGTTCCTCCGCCCGGAATTGCATGAGAAAAAAGGTCAGAGCGTAAACCCCTCGCCGAGATAAAGCCGCCGCACATCCGGGTTCGCCACCACTTCGTCGGCGCGGCCGTGGGTCAGCACCTGGCCGGCATGGATGATGTAGGCGCGGTCGATCAGCCCGAGCGTCTCGCGCACATTGTGGTCGGTGATGAGCACACCGATGCCGCGCGCCGTCAAATGCCGCACCAGTTGCTGGATATCGGCGACGGCGATCGGATCGATGCCGGCAAAGGGCTCGTCGAGCAGCATGTAGGCCGGGCGCGTGGCCAGCGCGCGTGCGATTTCCAGGCGCCGCCGCTCGCCGCCGGAGAGCGACATGGATGGCGCCTTGCGCAGATGGCTGATGTGGAATTCCTCGAGCAACTCATCGAGATTGCGCTCGCGCACCTTGCGGTCCTTTTCGACCACTTCGAGCACGGCGCGGATATTCTGCTCGACGTTGAGGCCGCGGAAGATCGACGCCTCCTGCGGCAGATAGCCGATGCCGAGGCGGGCGCGACGATACATCGGCATCGAGGTGACGTCGAAACCGTCAATCTCGATCGTGCCTTCATCCACCGGCACCAGGCCGGTGACCATGTAGAAACAGGTCGTCTTGCCGGCGCCGTTGGGGCCGAGCAGCCCGACGGCCTCGCCGGCACGCACGCCCAGCGTGACGCCGCTGACCACCTTGCGGCCCTTGTAGCTCTTGGTCAGGCCCTTGGCGATCAAGGTTCCCTTGAACTTCGTCTTGTCGACGGTGATCGTGGCCGGAGCCGAAACCTTGGCTGCGGCGCGCCCCGGAAGACGCGCCGTCAGCGATGACAGGCTGGCCATCAGGGGTTCGTCGCTCCCGCCTTTGGCGCATCCGATTTCGGCGGAGTCATCGACATGATGACACGACCGCCGCAACCATCGACATTCGCCAGGCCAGTCTTCATTTGCACGGTCAGCTTGCAGCCCTTGAGCACGTTGGGGCCTTGCGACAGCACCACTTCCTTGCCGGACAGGACCAGCACCTGCGTCTTCATGTCGAAGGTGCCATTGTCGCCGGTCGCAACCTGGTCATCGGACTTGATGTAGACCTTGCTGCTGACTTCCAGGTGATCGATGTTGGCGGAGCCGGTCATCGCGGCACCCGCCGCCTCGGTACCCTTGGCGGCCGCGTTGGGATCCTTGACATAATAGACCATCATCTTGCCGGCCTTGAGCAGGGTTGGCCCCTGGACGACGGTGACGTTGCCGGTGAACACGGCGAGGTTCTCAGCCTGCCGCACCTCCAGCTTGTCGCTTTCGATCTGGATTGGCTTGTCGCCGGACAATTTGAGCCCGGACACCTGGCTGCTGGCACCCGACTGCGCCAGCGACGGCACAAGGCCCAGCAGGAGCAGCGCCGAAGTTGCGGCCGCAAGCCGTGTCAAACTATTGTGCCACATTCGCTTCTTCGCCCTTTGCCTCAGCCGCCTTCACGCTGGCGGGATCGATGTTGACGCGCACCCTCTTCTCGAACACCAGGATCTTGCCATTGTCCTGGACCGACAGGGAATCCGCTGTGATCTGCGACCCGCCACTGCTGACGTCGACGGGATCGTCCGTCTTCATAGTGCCTTTGCCCATGTCGAGGAAGACCGATTTGAACTTGGCTTGCATGCCGTCGGTCGTGGTGATCATGACGTCGCTGGTCATTTTCATCGTGTTGCCGTCGCGATCGTAGATACCGTGCGAGGCTTTGATCGCGGCGACATTGTCCGGCCCGACCGGCACCTTGGCGTCTATGCCTTCGAGCTCGATAATGCCTTGCGTGTTGACATCCTGTATCGCCCGCAGGGCCGTCATCGAATAGGGCTGCTTCTGCTTGGTGAACCCGTTGAGCTTGGGATTGGCCATCACCAGCTTGCCGTTGGAAAAGGCCGCGCCTTCCGACTGCACCGCGACGGAGACGGGTGCGGCCAGATAGGAATAGACCGGGAAGGCGACGGCGATCAGCCCTGCGGCCAGCGGCACGGCGAATTTGAGCACGCGCACGCGGCGCGAATGACGCTGGGCGCGGTCGAACGCGTCGCCCCGCGTCCAGCCATCCGCCGGGGGAGCCAACTCCGTCTCGGGGCTGGTCGGTTCATTCGATCGCGCTAACATGACTGCTTTCTTCTAGACCCTGCCCGTCAGGGAACACCGCCTATAGGTGGGGGGCCGGCACTCTCAAGCAAGCACAAGCCCACGAAAACCGCAAAAATGTGACAACTGTGGTTGTGCAAACGCAAACGAGGTGGGCACAACAGCCGGTACTTCATAGCAGAAATGGGCGCGTCTGCGCCTTTTTTTCATCACCGCTGTTCCTGCCCTTACCTCGCGTCCCTTGCGCAGGCCAGTCACAAAACTGACAGTGGTCGGGATCGACGCGGGCGGATTGCCGCGCCATAGGCAAGACGAACTGCTTCCCGATGAAGACATCATGGTCTAAAAGCGTCTCTTCCCGCCGACTGTGAGGCTGAACCATGGCATTGAGAGCCGACGACCTGATCGACCGCCGCCGTTTGCGGCGCAAGCTGACATTCTGGCGTGTTGCGGCCATCGGCATCGTCGCCCTCGGAGTGATCGCGCTGTCGGCCTGGTTCTATCGCGACGATCTCGGCGGCTCGACTGTCGACCATATCGCCAAGGTCAGGATCGAAGGTACGATCACCGAGGACGAGGAACTGATCAAGCGTCTGGAAGACATCCGCAAGTCGTCGAAGGTGAAGGGCGTGATCCTCGCGATCGATTCCCCCGGCGGCACCACCGTCGGCGGTGAATCGATCTATGAGGAAGTGCGCAAGGTGGCTGCCGACAAGCCGGTCGTGGCCGAAGTCGGCACGCTCGCCGCATCGGCGGGCTATATGATCGCAAGTGCTGCCGACCACATTGTCGCCCGCAAAACCTCGATCGTCGGTTCGATCGGCGTGCTGATCCAGTATCCTGACGTCAGCGGCCTGATGGACAAGCTCGGCATCAAGCTGGAGGAGGTGAAATCCTCGCCGCTCAAGGCTTCACCTTCTCCCTTCAAGCCGACCAATGACGACGAGCGCGCCATGGTCCGCAAGCTCATCCTCGACAGCTACGACTGGTTTGTCGGCATCGTCGCCGAACGCCGCAAGATGACCCACGAACAGGCGCTGGCGCTTGCCGACGGATCGATCTTCACCGGCCGCCAGGGTGTCACCAACGGGCTGATCGATGCCGTCGGCGGCGAAACCGAGGCGATCGACTGGCTGGCGACCAAGGGCGTCGACGCCAAGCTCAAGGTGGTCGAATGGAAGGACACGGAGCGCCGCGGCAGCTTCCTGTGGTCAAAAGCCATGGTGAAAACGGTCGGCAGCGCGCTCGGCCTGCCGGGCTACAGCAGTGATGTCATCCACGAACTTGGCGCCGACCGCTTGTTTCTTGACGGCCTCGTTTCTGTCTGGCACCCTTGAGCGCCGTTTGGAACAGCTGAAAAAGCCAATAAAATCATCCTCATAATTTCGACCGAACTGCTTTCACGGGGACCCGTCTGATGATCAAGTCCGAACTTGTGCAGATTATTGCCACGCGCAATCCGCATCTTTTCCTGCGCGACGTCGAAAACATCGTCGGCGCGATCTTCGACGAGATCACCGATGCTCTTGCCGAAGGCAACCGGGTCGAACTACGCGGTTTCGGCGCTTTTTCGGTGAAAAACCGTCCCGCCCGCACCGGCCGCAACCCGCGCACCGGTGAATCCGTCGAGGTCGAGGAGAAGTGGGTGCCGTTCTTCAAGACCGGCAAGGAACTGCGCGAAAGGCTGAACGGCGGCAAGTAGGCGCGGCTTCAGCGCCAACTTCCGACGGAAAACATAATGCTCAATCGTTTCATGCTCATCGTGGTCTTCGTGCCCCTGGCGATCATCCTGATCGCGCTGGCCGTCGCCAACCGCGAACTCGTCGCCTTCACGCTGGACCCGTTCAATCCCGGCAATCCGAAGCTGACGCTCACCTTGCCCTTGTTCATCTTCCTGTTCCTGGCGCTTGCCATCGGCATGATCGTCGGCAGCCTGGCGACGTGGGTCAAGCAGGGCCGCTACCGCAAACTGGCGCGCCAGCGCGGCGTCGAGGCGGAAAACCTGCGCCAGGCGGTCAGCCGCGCGCCGTCAGCGCCGCAAGGATCAGTTCAGGGATCGGTCCAAGGGTCGACCCAAGGGTCGGCATTGCCAAAGCCGACCAATTAAGCCGACCCCGGTGCCTTTCGTTCCACGGAGCCTTTCATGCTGACCATTTCGGCCGCCGAGGTCGATCGTGCATTGACCTTTCCCGGACTGGTCGAGACGTTGCGCACGGCATTCCGTGAGGGCGCAGTGCAGCCGGTCAGGCATCATCACGCTGTCGAACGGCCC comes from Mesorhizobium japonicum MAFF 303099 and encodes:
- a CDS encoding ribokinase; translated protein: MIVVVGSINLDLIAKVDRLPSPGETVRGSGFSTAPGGKGANQALAAARAGVPVRMVGAVGKDSFAGEALALLREAKVDLSGVAETFASTGTALIMVGDDGENIIAVVSGANASVVTGDLSKAFLKKGDVVLLQHEIPLATVDAALDQARAAGAITVLNTAPFQGDATAFLGKADYVVANETEFDLYGEALALNGRDRAARMRDFAAKTGRSIVVTLGGDGVMAATPSDFLTVAAMKITPVDTVGAGDTFCGYFAAGLSSGLALDQALARAGAAGSLACLKPGAQPAIPLAKDVDQALQEVSRNDAP
- a CDS encoding amidase codes for the protein MMRPETKHAVPRAGDVCRLSAVELAGAIRRKKLSVREVVTAFLDRIETVNPLVNAIVSLRERGDILREADAADARQASETGKLFGLPIAIKDLASTTGLRTSFGSPIFADFVPQEDDFFVERIRNAGAIIIGKTNVPEFGLGSNTYNNVFGPTLNAFDPALTAGGSSGGAAVALALDMVPVADGSDFGGSLRNPAGWNNVYGFRPSQGLVPAGPDLEVFHAQMGIEGPMGRNVADMALLLDVQAGYHPQAPLSYEKPGSFLEGLAPPSTGGRVAWLGDLGGHLPIEAGILDLCQAALGRFSDQSFAVEPLLPDFDFEALWQAFVTLRQASSGCALKVHYDDPSRRGMLKPEAIWEIENAMRLTAPQIRAASVVRTSWHRMLLSIFDRFDLIALPTAQVFPFEVGMHWPSEVAGRPMDSYHRWMQVSAFATLGGCPAVNVPVGFDDKGRPMGMQLIGRPRGDLAVLRAATAYEATLPWQAGA
- a CDS encoding LysE family translocator, yielding MSLELYAAYVLACIVIILVPGPTVTLIIANSIRHGTRAGLANVAGTQAGLAIMIAIVGIGLNTLIAGMGHWFEWVRLIGAAYLIWMGVQMFRSKGTLNADGTARKPRGGFFLQGLLVALSNPKTLVFFGAFFPQFIAPQGNYSLQIVVMGLTAMIFAAMSDSTYALAAGRAGRLLSASRIKLMSRISGSFLVGGGLWLAFSRSK
- a CDS encoding nucleoside hydrolase produces the protein MPQPRKIIIDTDPGQDDAVAILLALGSSELEIVGITAVAGNVPLKLTEKNARKICELAGRPEMKVYAGAIRPLARTLVTAEEVHGKTGLNGPQLPEPTMKLQEQYAVDFIVETLMKEESGTITLCPLGPLTNIALALIREPRIAPRIKEIVLMGGGFFEGGNVTPAAEFNIYVDPQAADLVFKSGIPIVMMPLDVTHKALTTTKRTQAFRALGTKVGIATAEMLEFFERYDEGKYGTDGGPLHDPCVIAYLLKPELFKGRNCNVSVETASELTMGMTVIDWWGVTKREKNAMVMREIDHDGFFALLVERLGRL
- a CDS encoding Hsp20 family protein → MSRMTPFSSPLLLGFDAMEKTLERLAKSGDSYPPYNIERLGGADGKAERLRITLAVAGFAESDLDVTTEENQLVVRGRQTDDTEREFLHRGIAARQFQRCFVLADGMRVIAAELKNGLLSIDLDRPESERLVRKINISVKD
- a CDS encoding DUF1150 family protein gives rise to the protein MTRTDENITMTSGEFAHLGEGSVAYLRKVSSDELLGRFPNIGEIAPGLELWALFAANGQPILLSDARDRALAGAMENDLTTVAIH
- the ptsN gene encoding PTS IIA-like nitrogen regulatory protein PtsN; the encoded protein is MDLSDLISVPAILPALKANSKKQLLQLLSERAAAISGIPEREVFDTILQRERLGSTGVGNGIAIPHGKLAGVKRIAGVFARLETPVDFESLDDQPVDLVFLLLAPEGAGADHLKALSRIARVLRDADTVAKIRGTRDATAIHALLSDTQASHAA
- the hpf gene encoding ribosome hibernation-promoting factor, HPF/YfiA family, with product MNLRISGKHMDIGDAFRTRINDRVGEAIGKYFDRGFAGHVTVIKSGSRYSADCMIRLDSGASLQATGDAQDPTLAFEAAADRLETRLRRYKRRLKSHNSGNGNGDLTDIAYTVMAPLADDDEEIPEDFAPAIVAESTMTLKTMSVASAVIELDTKDSPVFVFRNAGTDHLNIVYRRPDGNIGWIDPSTTKVAQG
- the rpoN gene encoding RNA polymerase factor sigma-54, which translates into the protein MALAAKLQLRQSQSLVMTPQLMQSIRLLQFTHVELEHFIDEEIERNPLLERAEPQDDAASDQVQKIDAEPQAAAEGDWFENEAGWSAEAISEKLDTSLENLFPDDPGTSERLGPDLTAQWKSASGNGGGSSSEGLDAGDMAASAITLRDHVGEQIALAFVDPAARLIAGELADGLDETGYVRADLEEVATRLGTDTASVAEVLAVCQTFEPTGLFARDLAESLSLQLAARDRLDPAMKALVANLELLARRDFQTLKRICGVDEEDLLDMLAEIRALDPRPGMAFSGGASDAIVADVEVRAANDGSWTVELNAETLPRVLVDHIYFAQVSPHAKNQAEKDFLAECLQNANWLTRSLDQRAKTILKVASEIVRQQDAFLVHGVRQLKPLNLRTVADAIGMHESTVSRVTANKYMLTPRGVFELRYFFTASIAASGGGDAHSSEAVRDRIKQLIDEEKPVDVLSDDAIVDMLKESGVDIARRTVAKYREGMNIPSSVQRRREKRALASAGR
- the lptB gene encoding LPS export ABC transporter ATP-binding protein — protein: MASLSSLTARLPGRAAAKVSAPATITVDKTKFKGTLIAKGLTKSYKGRKVVSGVTLGVRAGEAVGLLGPNGAGKTTCFYMVTGLVPVDEGTIEIDGFDVTSMPMYRRARLGIGYLPQEASIFRGLNVEQNIRAVLEVVEKDRKVRERNLDELLEEFHISHLRKAPSMSLSGGERRRLEIARALATRPAYMLLDEPFAGIDPIAVADIQQLVRHLTARGIGVLITDHNVRETLGLIDRAYIIHAGQVLTHGRADEVVANPDVRRLYLGEGFTL
- a CDS encoding LptA/OstA family protein; protein product: MWHNSLTRLAAATSALLLLGLVPSLAQSGASSQVSGLKLSGDKPIQIESDKLEVRQAENLAVFTGNVTVVQGPTLLKAGKMMVYYVKDPNAAAKGTEAAGAAMTGSANIDHLEVSSKVYIKSDDQVATGDNGTFDMKTQVLVLSGKEVVLSQGPNVLKGCKLTVQMKTGLANVDGCGGRVIMSMTPPKSDAPKAGATNP